The Girardinichthys multiradiatus isolate DD_20200921_A chromosome 21, DD_fGirMul_XY1, whole genome shotgun sequence genomic sequence CTTGGTGAACCTCAAAAGGTCACCTGCTTCACATTATCCCcctagatttcttagaaggattgtagtatcatttgatttgtttttctgtgtctgtatctgtgtttattttctttgtgattgtattgtaattgtatgtacagcgctttgagtgtctcgttactgaaaagcgctatataaataaacttaccttaccttaccttaccaagTCAAAAGTTCTGGCTCTCTACCAGAAAGAGCCAACTCAAATCCACATCCAAAGAACTCTCCCCAGATACACTGCCCGGCCAAAAAAAAGTctccacctggatttaactaagcaactAGGTACGAGCCTctcattggataattactgcatgggtgattatgtttcagctggcaacaagttatttaaccccaactggtgcaatgagttgcttctcatttcttaaacagcCATGTCtaaagacacatcctgtggtcgTGGAGAAAaggtcagtctgtttcagaagggtcaaactattggcatgcatcaaacagagaaaatatCTAAGGAGATTGTAGAAACTACCAAAACTAGgataagaactgtccaacgcattattaaaaactggaaggatagtggggatccatcgtcttcgaggaacAAATGTGGCCAGAAAACAATCCTGAATTATCGTGATCGActatcacttaaacgtttggagAAATCACATGGAtggaaaacaacagtagaactctgggctatgtttaatagtgaaagtaagagcatttccacacgcacaatgtgAAGCGAACTTaaggattgggactgaacagctgtgtagccttaagaaaaccactaatcagtgaggctaactggaaaaaaaggcttcaattttctatggagcataaagattggactctggaacaatggaagaaggtcatatggtctgatgagtccagattgaccctgttccagagtgatgggccatcagggtaagaagagaggcaggtgggCGTGGCGcggatggtgtaggggttaagcgcacgaccatatacggaggctacagtcctcgaagcggccatcccgggttcgagtcccggacccggtgacatttgccgaatgtctcctcctctctctatccctctttcctgtctgcctactgtcaaaaaataaagataaaggccgctagtgccaaaaaatatatctttagaagagaggcaggtgaagtgaaccacccatcatgcctagcgcctactgtaccagcctgtaggggcagtgctatgatctggggttgctgcaggtggtcaggtctgggttcagcaacagtatgtgttcaaagaatgaggtcaactgactacctgaataaactgaatgaccaggttactCCATCAATGGatcttttcttccctgatggtacgggtatattccaagatgacaatgccagcaTTCATCGGGCTCCAATTGTGAAAGAgaggttcagggagcatgagacatcattctcatgcatggattggccaccagagtccagaccttaaccccattgagaatctttgggatgtacTTGAGAAGGCTttgactctaccatcatcaatgcaagatcttgttgaaaaatgaatGCCACACTGGCTGGAAATAAATCTtatgacattgcagaagcttatcgacaCAATGCCACAGCAGCGGTCCCACAAAATattagtgtgtgacctttttgtttggtggcaaaatgtttttaggcCAGGCAGTGTACATAGGCCCCTTTGAAATAGACTCTGTCCTCAGTCCGTCTCCTCTTCATTTCAAACTTCCTTCCATCCTCAGAATCCATCTCGTTTGTTTCGTCAAACCTTGGTCACAAGTCCCCTGTGCCCTCCTTCCAGGTGCCCTTCACCCCCCCTGGACATTCACGGTCACCCTGCATGCAGAATCACGCTCAAGGGAAACAGGTACaagtttgaaaagtttatttaaggTGACTGGAGCGGTACGGTGAGCAGGAACAACTGTAAAGGGAAACGTCAGGTAAGTGGCACAGTAAACGAAACCGGAATTTAAATGTGTTATGTTTCTTACTAGGAGGGGGTAAGCAATCCGCCAGGGGGAGAGGGATTTGAACTGAAGAAGAAGTGAAGGAAGAAACAATGGTAAGTCCGATGATTCCTTGGTTACAAGGGCTAGAACTTGAAGTGCAGGCGAAGCGTCAGCAAtgaggtggagggtggacaggttaggttGAATGAGCTCCAGAGATCTGAGTCCGGAAGCAGCCAGCCGGGGAAAATCCAGAGTTCAGTGACAGGTAGGTATGTGTGGTAGATCTATCCTGGGGAAGTCCTTGGAATGAAGCTAGTGTGAAATTAAGCCACCCCGGCCAacctgggtaacctccaggtagtcgccggttcagttcactaagaagaacaaaaaacGGTTAAACATAGTCGAAGGCAAAGTACTCAAAACCTGGTTTGTGCGAGGTtggctgagtagctaccacagaggctaatactcgagcgatgagatgctggctgcttcctgcttaagtactccaggactcaatcaccgggatggaaaacacctgtctccaccactgctgagcactagcGCCTACTGGGAGTCAAAACACAGTCAAACACATAACAAAAAACTCCAGCCCGACGATTAGGTTTGCAGAATATGTCCATAAACAGGGCAGTGGCTTCTAAAATCTTGTGGACTGGGAGGGCTAGTGCCCAGAGGAACTTTCATGGATCTTTTGCTCCTTTATTTTTGATGGTTCTCGTATTCAGGATTTTGAGGCTTCTCATTCTTCTGGTTCTTCTGTGTGGGTGTGAATTTGTGTGCATGGATGTGTTCTCTCCTGAACAGAGGATCTCTGAAGGTGGGCGTGGCCGCCGCCGCGTGTCTGCACACCTGCCGGCTATTCTCTCATTAGGCTGTTGCAAGATATAAGGAGCTTTGAGATTACTTATTTTCGCCTGATGCTCAACCTAGCTGGTAGAGACCAGCCAAGACATTTCCTTGAGTGGTTATAATTCATTTTAGAAGTAtagtttattcatgttttttgtcattcatTCTCTGTGCTTTCCAGGTTGGTGACTTCCCATTGTTTTCTGCACGATTTCTGGACCTTGCTCTTCAAAGAATCCTCCAAGACTGTCATCTCCAGGAAACCACCCACAGTTGCTGCCAGCAGCTCATATGTCTACTTCAATTCTCTGCCTGCCCGCTTTCCAACACTCTCTATTCAATTCCCGCCTGGATCATGGACCTTCACCGTTGTCATTCAAGTCAGAAGTACTTTGGATTCAACTGACCTCTGTTCCTCAAGCCTCCACCAGGATAATTTCTCTCCTCAAAGCTCTACCTTCAACCTCAGAACAGTAAGCAGATCATTCAATGATTTACTCAGACATCCTCTCATCATTTTTCCCTGCCTCATCTGAACTGCTTTCTCCTTTCCCCAGACGCCACAGAACAGAACCACTGAAGCCCCATAATTGATTTCAATTTGTTCCTTATTGTAACTAAAATCTTCAAAACACACCCAGAGTCCTGATTTGATTTTGCATGTGGGTTAGAAAACATCCTGGAAACATGACAGACAAACTGAATCAGATGATCAATAATCAAATGATAAAttaacaaagtctttgaagtgAGAGTTTATGTTCAATTAACCACATTTActtgtttcattttcctttgtAGTTGGAGTCATACAGcccattatttttgtttttatcattgttGCTTCAGCATCATTTTTACTACCTAAACATTCTGACTCCTGAATGTATCATAAGTCAACAGCAATAAGAGGTTCAAGAGAACACAGTGAGAGCTGAACTTAGACACAAAGGGTGGTAAAACGGAACATATTAATAACATAAGGGAACAAACCAACATGCACAGAGAACAGATTTAACTGACAGTGCTTTCACACCAGACCTTTGGAATGCTTTGTACCATTCCAGAGTCTAGCTTCTGGAACCCATCTCAGCCCCTGAAACAGACCAGAGAACAGTACCCTGGCAAGGGTACAACTGGTGGTTTGGCATGGTTTATCCAGACCCTGGAGCAGTTCGCTTGCAGTGTGAACGCATGCCGGACCAGTGTACCAGAAGCAGGAAGAGAGGATGTGACATAAAAACAGTGCATTTGTGTAGAAGAAGAGGAACAACAAAAGTGCGAAGACGAAAGagtttggaaatgttttatgCAGCTACATGGAGTAGTAAAGAGGTGCTTCGTGCTTTTTCTCTTCTCGTTCAGCCCAATACTGCCCCGAAACAATCTGTTGCAATTGCATGACGTCGTTTGGTCCTGTCTAAAAAGCAAACCGGGCCAACTGAAGGTGTGAATGTTCTCACTTCTACCGATTCCGGGACCGGACCAGCCGCGTGAATGGGCCCTGAGAAACTAAACAAAAGGAATGATCATATATGGCAAGACTTACTAACAATAATAAGCAACTGAATACGGCAGCACCCTATAAGCAATAATAAACAACCGAATACAGAAAGAccttaataactgtaataaacAACTGAATATGGCAAGCCTTtgatgacaaaaataaacaactgcAAAAGGTAGGACCTTACTAACAATAATTAACAACTAAATACGACAATACATTGGCAACAGTAGTAAACAACGGCAGGAATTTATTAATCCTAAACAACCGAATATGGCAACACCTTAATGACAatagtaaaaaactgaaaatggcaaGACTGTCAGTATGTGTTTGCAAATGGACCCATGCGCAGATGGAACCAGAGATCAAGTGGAAACTTACAGTTAAGACTGGAGACCGGAGACATGATGGGAAACAACTGGCATGGAAAAATAAGGAGGAGCAATAGACAGGGAGCAGGTAAGCCATCAGTAGAATCCAGCAATAAGCTgcagagagtttatatacagGGAAGAAGAGAGGAGAGGGCAGGCACAGGTGGGTAGAATGAGATTAATTGCTGAGCAACTGAAGGAACACACTGAAACTAAACAGACACATGCAGAACACTaaataaagaaggaaaaacatatataaaccTAAGGGAAATAATCCTGAGTAACCAtggaataaactaagaaactaaacacaaggGATAAATAAGAAAGTAACATCTAACTCATGACAAACACTGAGTATAGCAAGATAAAGAAGACCATGAACaataatgaaaaacacaaatggGAACCAAAACACCCAGGAGACATAGTAGGACGTTACTAATAAAGATATGCAACTGAATACAGcaagacatacaggggttggacaatgaaagtgaaacacctgtcattttagtgtgggaggtttcatggctatattggaccagcctggtagccagtcttcattgattgcacattgcaccagtaagagcagagtgtgaaggttcaattagcagggtaagagcacagttttgctcaaaatattgaaatgcacacaacattatgggtgacataccagagttcaaaagaggacaaattgttggtgcacgtcttgctggcgcatctgtgaccaagacagcaagtctttgtgatgtatcaagtgccacggtatccagggtaatgtcagcataccaccaagaaggacgaaccacatccaataggattaactgtggacgtaagaggaagctgtctgaaagggatgttcgggtgctaacctggattgtatccaaaaaacataaaaccactgctgcccaaatcacggcagaattaaatgtgcacctcaactctcctgtttccaccagaactgtccgtcaggagctccacagggtcaatatacacggctgggctgctatagccaaacctttggtcactcatgccaatgccaaacatcggtttcaatggtccaaggagcgcaaatcttgggctgtggacaatgtgaaacatgtattgctctcttccttatccctgcgctatctgcgcagggataaggaagaagctcacagtagtggagattgggcgcggtacaagcaggccaggaacagactaacaaaggagattaaagcagccaagagaagctacagtgagaagctgaagaacagcctttctactggtgacacttcagctgtatggaccggtctgagaaacctgactgcctataggagcccctccacccatcctgaacagagtcgtctcctggccaaccgtctgaatggcttctactgcagacatgacaagaagccgtTCACActtcaaatcatcccctccacatcccattcaggaacaaatttgacccctaaaacaaccaaccccctaccttcagatcctctgcctgcactaaagatctcagaggaagatgtaaacaggctctttcagtgcatgaaaacaaagaaagctggaggacctgataacgtctccccatcatgcctgaaagcctgtgcaaatcaactcgctccaatcttcacaaggatcttcaacatgtcactggagaaatgtgaggtcccctcctgcatcaaacgatccaccatcatcccggttcccaagaaacccaccatcgtaggattaaatgactacaagcctgtagccctgacgtctgtggtcaagaaatcctttgagcggctggtgttgaagtaCCTATATTATTGGCTATAATAGCCCTGTCTTTATTTGGTATCAGATCGATACCAAAATTCCCAGTATTGTACACCTCTACTCTGAAGACGGTCAGATCTGCCTCTCTGGCTGCGTTCCCAACACGGGGAACAGATCTTTGCAGGGGAACAGCATTTGTCACAAGGGGGTTGGCGAACAACTGTcaggtgcattaccgccaccaactggtaaggaGTGTAACTTCATCAGGGGTTTTAAATTCGTACTTGTATTGTTGTAAAGTTGTAATTCTAAAGTTGTATTCTTACAGATGAAACATCTGATGTCACATGAGTTTATAAGTTGACAACAAGGCGTAAATACAAaccttacatttatttatatttatctaCTTACATTTACTCATTTAGACACTTGTGCGTATGATTTTATTGACAGGGTCTTCCTCTATAAAGACCTGGATCTAAAACTAACGCAGGTCTCACTAACAATCAAAGGTTGTTTCAGCATCTCTGTTTTTCACTTGCAGGTAGACAGAACTGGTCCGCCTCCCGGAGCTGAGAAACATCTGGACAAAAGAACGTGGGCTGCACTGTAACATCACAAATCTGGACCTCTGCCATCCATCTAGACAGAAGAAACTCTGGGGGATACGAGCAAGAGGACATCAGAATCTGGCTTTAGGAGAGTAATAACAAAAACACCACTGGGGATAGAAACGCACAGACATATGGTGGCGGTCTGAGATCAGCCTGGTTCCAGGTGTAAACACCTGTCTGGgggagaagaagagaagaaggagGTAATGGGAGGGAATTTGTGCAGGGAGGAGGTGAAGGAGGAGAAAGGGAAGAGCCTGGGCAGGGAGGACAGCCTGACATCAGCAGACAGAATCCGAAGATTCACCACCAGACAGTCTGGATACAACGTCCTGAGCCTGGCTCGCCGTGGACTGAAGGTACAGTACCAGAGGGAGGGAACCAGCAGTGATTCCACCAGAaaccaaaatcagaatcagaatcagaatcagctttattgccaagttcgtacatacaaacaaggaatttgactccggtacactttgctctttttttttgtttttgtattacataatatacatatttacaatgtacaatatacacatatataataaaaggtgcatttgcaacatctgtatgctgttgttttgtactctattaaatgttcatcagagaaacagtctggaggaagaaactgtctctgtggcggctggttttagtaaacagtgctctgtagcgccacctgaaggtaaaactctaaacagtttatgtgcagggtgtgtggggtctgcagagattttagcagctcttttcttgacccttgacctgtataagtcctggatggagggaaggtcagctctgattattctctctgcagtcctgattatttgttgcagtctggacctgtcctgttttgtggatcgttaatgcaaatgtttttattaaacagaTCAAATCTTCAGATCAGTCTGACATACACCAGAACTTTATGCCCATGTTTATCTGTCCATTGGGCTTTTCTTCCAGGACATTCCAGGTGAGCTTTGGGAGCTGCTGGAGCTGGAGAAGCTGAACCTGTCACTCAACAGTCTGAAGGTTCTCCCTCCTCAGCTGGCTCTGCTGTCCAACCTGGTGGTTCTGAATCTTTGGGGGAACCAGGTGAGCCCACTCCCCAGGTCTCTCCTGTCTCAGCCCCCCTCAGCATGCATCGGGTCAGAACATACATGTTTTATCAGATCTGCTTTCAGGAGattaaaaaccacaaaactACCTTCACAACGCAGTTAGATTCTGAGCAGCAGATACATGAGCGCCATATCCTACATTACCCATAATTCAGCAGGTGCAGCTGGAGTTTCAGCATCTTGTTGTACTCTTTTTATAAGCTGAGAAAAACTGGTTTTGTTCATTAAGTCTTTGGTTCTAATGGTGAACCTGAAACCAGCTGCAGAACCTCAGGTTTTGCTGTGATTGTGACTGCCTATAAGCAAGGCAGCTACTCCGAGTAGCAGCTGCTGTCTTTGGGTTATAAAAACAAGTTCTAATGCTTTGGTTATCCAACAGGATCCAGTTTCAGCCCTGTCCTTCAACTTACTCCTCAGGGACTGAAACAGCAGTGCTGCCCTCTGCATGCGACCAGCTGCATCTTAGTGCTGACAAACCTCAGCAGCCTCAACACTTCATGAAATTCAGTTTCTGGTTGTTCATGCAAGGCTTTGAGCAGAAGCTGAGGGTGAAGCTGAACATACTGCATGTCGCGAGAACCTTTCAGATGTTTGCTCCTGATCTCAGCTCTAGTTTCCTGTCAGTCGTGACATGATGTGATTCTGATGTGTGTGCAGCCTTGTCAACCTTTGTGTTGCTGCTGTTTGCAGCTCAGCAGCCTGCCGGCACAAATAGGAGAACTGAGAAGACTCCGGGTTCTGTTCGTCTACAGAAACAGACTGACGGAAGTCCCTGAAGAGCTGGGAGCCTGCACACAGCTGGAGGTAATGTTCtctctatgttctctctgctGTGAAACATCTTGCAATGTCGGGGACATTTTCAGCTAAACCAACTCTGGACAGAACTTTATGAGTTACTGGTTCAGAACTCAGAACAGTTTTATATTCTCTCACTCATAACTCTCCTCTCAGCTTTAATaacagttttattcaaagtgTTGACCTGAACGTCTGGATCCAGAGAGGGTCGGTGAGAACAAAGTTTGAACAATGAATGAATCAGGCTGTAGTTTATCATCCTAAGATGGATGGCTTGTTAATTTATCCAACCAATGAAGAAAGTCCAGTTTGAGGTGAACAGCAGGAGGTTTCATGCAGTAGTTCTGCATCTGTGATCATTCACCTCCATGTGTCCACTGTTTCAGGTTCTGAGTCTGGCCAACAACCAGCTTTCCTCActgccatcttctctgtccaacCTGACCGGACTCAGGAAACTCAACCTCAGTCACAACCTCATTGCTCATGTTCCAGGCTGTGTCTACAACATGAAGGCCCTGGTGCGTCCTCATCAGCCAGAAACCAGCTCAGCACaaacaacaatgacaaacagATGATCCAGTGTTCTcctgtgtttctgcaggtgttccTTGATCTGTCCTCTAACCGTCTGGAGAACCTGGCTGAGAACATCCAGGCTCTGGTGGAGCTCAAGATCCTCATCATGGAGGGAAACAGCCTACATTCTCTGCCCAAAGCCCTCTGCTTCCTTACCAGGTAACACCACCTCACAGGTAACACCATATGACCAGGTGGAGCAGACGTGGTGTGGAACATGTCTGTGGTGGTGCTGGGGTGGAGGACAGGATGCcttcatatcatatcatattttcaaataatcatCAACAAACACAATGAACTTCTTAAACTTCTTAAACCTCAGCTTCCTTTTGATTTTGTGCAGATTGGAGTTGCTGAATCTGGACTTTAACGACATTAAGGATGTTCCTCAGGTAAACAAATGACCTAATAGTGATCaagatgataataataattagaatGATGAagacgatgatgatgatgtatTCAGGAGATGCATCAGCTGTCCCACTTGGAGAAGCTGGCCTGCCATCCTCTGGATAAAGGACTCCACATCATCCACAACCCGCTGCTGAAACCTCTGAGGGAGGTGATGGAGGGGGGGCTGGGTGCCCTTTTCAGCTACCTGAGAGTTGGCAGGGAATAGGGGCGGGGCATCCTATACATTGAGAAAAAAGGGGGCAGGGACTGTAACACCTGGGATCTCGAGATAAACTGGGGGTGGAGACTTTTTACTTCCTGAGGACCTGACAGTGAAGCTTTCTAACTGTGATCAGTACTTCAGACCTACAGACTACAAACATGGAGGCAGAGTTTTTACCCACCTGCGGGATAGGTGTTGAAGAGCGGGGAGCTTCACCTTTATAGGATGGTAAACAGCAGCCTGGGTCATGTTCATGCTGTTCCTGCTCAGGTTCTTATAATGTTCTACCTGGTACATCTTAAAGATGCTTCAGTTTGGGAAGATTGCTGTCATCCAGAGCCTAAACAGAACTGTCTCAACACCTTATCTACTGGGGTGAAGAGAGCATCCTCCTCACAGTTACACGGGGTGAAATTTCCCTTTTAGTTCTTTTGGGTCCGTCAGCATCTTCCGATATGGATCATGCCAAATTAACCCGGACTGCTTGGACAATAGGATCTCCAGTGTTATTCATTGGTTCATGTGACAGCCGGCAAGACTGCCCACTCCCTTGGACCTGAGGTGTTCCACAAGTGCCTACAGTTGGACCGGTCCTTGTCACATTGAATTGGGCCTTCTTACACAATAAATGTAGTCATGTGTGTCTTATTAGCGTTATCCTGATGACACACAGATCTCCATTTCCCCGAATCCTGATGATCTTAAAGATCTCACTGCTATGCACCAATGCTTGCCAGAGGTTAGTCACCGGGTGGCTCTCCATTATCTCcaatgaaaccaaaataaaacaggtgTACTTATTTTTGCTCCAGAGGACAATAGTATTGTCCAATGCCTTGGGGACTTAGGTATAAATATAAAACCGCCTGCAGTAAatttctttttgcagaaaatGATCTAGAAACCAACTTTAGTATACATACACTGCTAATCTATCTGCAAATACTCTACATTAAACTTGAAAGTTCCGTTCAAGTATAAATGGATTACATTTCTCTGTATATTGGAGCGTAATAAAGCCTCTTCTTTGAACTATAGAGCCTGTCTGTGGTCTCTGCCTCTGCTGTAAACTGACGCTGATCTTTCAGACTGTT encodes the following:
- the LOC124857742 gene encoding leucine-rich repeat-containing protein 30-like yields the protein MGGNLCREEVKEEKGKSLGREDSLTSADRIRRFTTRQSGYNVLSLARRGLKDIPGELWELLELEKLNLSLNSLKVLPPQLALLSNLVVLNLWGNQLSSLPAQIGELRRLRVLFVYRNRLTEVPEELGACTQLEVLSLANNQLSSLPSSLSNLTGLRKLNLSHNLIAHVPGCVYNMKALVFLDLSSNRLENLAENIQALVELKILIMEGNSLHSLPKALCFLTRLELLNLDFNDIKDVPQEMHQLSHLEKLACHPLDKGLHIIHNPLLKPLREVMEGGLGALFSYLRVGRE